One window of Solwaraspora sp. WMMA2056 genomic DNA carries:
- the nuoI gene encoding NADH-quinone oxidoreductase subunit NuoI, whose amino-acid sequence MGAITGTFKGFGVTFSHMFRKVVTTDYPFKPPVSAPRYHGRHILNRHPDGLEKCIGCELCAWACPADAIYVEGGDNTEEQRFSPGERYASTYQINYARCIFCGLCIEACPTRSLTMSNEYELARDSRQDLIFTKEQLLAPLLPGMEQPPHPMRLGDSEKDYYVGALTNPGTSAGAERAPWSEQGTEDGSGTTTGEAKP is encoded by the coding sequence GTGGGCGCGATCACGGGAACGTTCAAGGGGTTCGGGGTCACCTTCTCCCACATGTTCCGCAAGGTGGTCACCACCGACTACCCGTTCAAGCCGCCGGTGTCCGCGCCGCGTTACCACGGCCGGCACATTCTCAACCGGCACCCGGACGGGCTGGAGAAGTGCATCGGCTGTGAGCTGTGCGCGTGGGCCTGCCCGGCGGACGCGATCTACGTCGAGGGCGGCGACAACACCGAGGAACAGCGGTTCTCCCCGGGTGAGCGGTACGCCAGCACGTACCAGATCAACTACGCCCGGTGCATCTTCTGTGGGCTGTGCATCGAGGCCTGCCCGACCCGCTCGTTGACCATGAGTAACGAGTACGAGCTGGCCCGCGACTCCCGGCAGGACCTGATCTTCACCAAGGAGCAGCTGCTGGCGCCGCTGCTGCCGGGCATGGAGCAGCCGCCGCACCCGATGCGGCTGGGCGACAGCGAGAAGGACTACTACGTCGGGGCGCTGACCAACCCCGGTACGTCGGCCGGTGCGGAACGGGCGCCCTGGTCGGAGCAGGGCACCGAGGACGGCTCGGGGACGACGACGGGAGAGGCCAAGCCATGA
- a CDS encoding NADH-quinone oxidoreductase subunit J has translation MTEVLAAEVSTGEAVTFWILAPLALLGAIGMVWARNAVHSALWLVLTMLCLGVFYVVQGGPFIGLVQIIVYTGAIMMLFLFVLMLVGRDASDSLIETLRGQRVAAVVLGVGFAALVGTGLYRGLGGVQAVGLEQANADGNVQGIAALLFTRYLVAFEVTAALLTTAAIGALILAHIEKRKEERRGQPEMMRQRFAPGNYPGPKPGPGVYATSTSVATPGRLPDGTLTERSIPAILPTRELSPSEAAPKGTDK, from the coding sequence ATGACCGAGGTCCTCGCAGCGGAGGTCTCCACTGGAGAGGCGGTGACCTTCTGGATCCTGGCTCCGCTCGCGCTGCTCGGCGCGATCGGCATGGTGTGGGCCCGCAACGCGGTGCACTCCGCGCTCTGGCTGGTCCTGACCATGCTCTGCCTCGGCGTCTTCTACGTCGTGCAGGGCGGGCCGTTCATCGGCCTGGTGCAGATCATCGTCTACACCGGCGCCATCATGATGCTGTTCCTGTTCGTGCTGATGCTGGTCGGCCGGGACGCCTCGGACTCGCTGATCGAGACCCTGCGCGGGCAGCGGGTCGCCGCCGTCGTGCTCGGCGTCGGCTTCGCCGCGCTGGTCGGCACCGGGCTGTATCGGGGCCTGGGCGGGGTGCAGGCGGTCGGTCTGGAGCAGGCCAACGCGGACGGCAACGTCCAGGGCATCGCCGCTCTGCTGTTCACCCGCTACCTGGTGGCCTTCGAGGTGACCGCCGCTCTGCTGACCACCGCCGCGATCGGCGCGCTGATCCTGGCGCACATCGAGAAGCGCAAGGAGGAGCGGCGCGGTCAGCCGGAGATGATGCGGCAACGGTTCGCGCCGGGCAACTACCCGGGCCCGAAGCCGGGGCCGGGTGTCTACGCCACCTCCACCTCGGTCGCCACGCCGGGCCGGCTGCCCGACGGCACGCTCACCGAGCGGAGCATCCCGGCGATCCTGCCGACGCGTGAACTTTCGCCGAGCGAGGCCGCCCCGAAGGGGACTGACAAATGA
- the nuoK gene encoding NADH-quinone oxidoreductase subunit NuoK, protein MTPDNYLILSAVLFTIGAVGVLVRRNAIVLFMCIELMLNAANLALVTFSRINGDLNGQIIAFFVMVVAAAEVVVGLAIITTIFRTRRSASVDDANLLKY, encoded by the coding sequence ATGACTCCGGACAACTACCTGATCCTGTCGGCGGTGCTGTTCACCATCGGCGCGGTCGGCGTGCTGGTCCGCCGAAACGCGATCGTGCTGTTCATGTGCATCGAGCTGATGCTCAATGCGGCGAACCTGGCGCTGGTCACCTTCAGCCGGATCAACGGTGACCTCAACGGCCAGATCATCGCCTTCTTCGTGATGGTCGTGGCGGCCGCCGAGGTGGTCGTGGGGCTCGCCATCATCACGACCATCTTCCGGACTCGACGCTCGGCGAGCGTCGACGACGCCAACCTGCTGAAGTACTAA
- the nuoL gene encoding NADH-quinone oxidoreductase subunit L, whose amino-acid sequence MEPTVEYAQATGLLSSVWLLVAIPLASAAILLLLGKRADKWGHWLGVVAVGAIFVLGLTYFFQLRGLDNRAVELSLWQFIEVGGLSVDFGLLFDPLSAVFVLLITGVGFLIHVYAVEYMSHDAGRRRFFAYFNLFVAAMLVLVLGNNYVMLFLGWEGVGLASYLLISFWYNLPAAATAGKKAFLMNRVGDAGLVLAIFLMFATLGTTQFDAVFTGAGALASGTILAMGLLLLLGATGKSGQFPLQAWLPDAMEGPTPVSALIHAATMVTAGVYLIARSNPIFSANPTLQTVVVSVGAATLLIGAIIGCAKDDIKRVLAWSTVSQIGYMFLGVGLGGGAYALAIVHLLAHGFFKAGLFLGAGSVMHGMSDQTDIRRFGGLWRYMKITWATFGLAWLAIIGIPPLSGYFSKEPIIAVAFEREGWTAWLFGGAALLGAGLTAFYMTRLFVLTFHGPKRWTSDIDHPHESPALMTVPLILLAVGSVAAGWLMSTSVPEWLTPVFGAEESGHEAMLSHTAVTILALVVTVIGAVGGWLLFRNGTAEQEQPAGVLVTAARNNLYTDAVNRAVFEKPGVFLTRALVFLDNRGVDGLVNGLAAAIGGSSGRLRRLQTGFVRSYAMSVLAGAFVVVAAFLALQMGWLA is encoded by the coding sequence GTGGAACCGACTGTGGAGTACGCCCAGGCCACGGGGCTGCTGAGTAGCGTGTGGCTGCTGGTGGCCATCCCGCTGGCCAGCGCGGCGATCCTGCTGCTGCTCGGCAAGCGCGCCGACAAGTGGGGGCACTGGCTCGGCGTGGTCGCCGTCGGGGCGATCTTCGTCCTCGGCCTGACCTACTTCTTCCAGCTACGCGGCCTGGACAACCGGGCGGTCGAGCTGAGCCTGTGGCAGTTCATCGAGGTCGGTGGCCTGTCGGTGGACTTCGGGCTGCTGTTCGACCCGCTGTCGGCGGTCTTCGTGCTGCTGATCACCGGCGTGGGTTTCCTGATCCACGTGTACGCGGTCGAGTACATGTCGCACGACGCGGGGCGGCGGCGCTTCTTCGCGTACTTCAACCTGTTCGTCGCCGCGATGCTGGTGCTGGTGCTCGGCAACAACTACGTGATGCTCTTCCTCGGCTGGGAGGGCGTCGGTCTGGCGTCGTACCTGCTGATCTCCTTCTGGTACAACCTGCCGGCCGCGGCGACCGCCGGTAAGAAGGCGTTCCTGATGAACCGGGTCGGCGACGCCGGCCTGGTGCTGGCGATCTTCCTGATGTTCGCCACCCTCGGCACCACCCAGTTCGACGCGGTCTTCACCGGCGCCGGCGCGCTGGCCTCCGGCACGATCCTGGCGATGGGCCTGCTGCTGCTGCTCGGCGCCACCGGTAAGTCCGGCCAGTTCCCGCTGCAGGCCTGGTTGCCCGACGCCATGGAGGGCCCCACCCCGGTCTCGGCGCTGATCCACGCCGCGACGATGGTCACCGCCGGCGTCTACCTGATCGCCCGGTCCAACCCGATCTTCTCGGCCAACCCGACGCTGCAGACCGTGGTGGTCAGCGTCGGTGCGGCCACCCTGCTGATCGGCGCGATCATCGGCTGCGCCAAGGACGACATCAAGCGGGTGCTGGCCTGGTCGACGGTCTCCCAGATCGGCTACATGTTCCTCGGTGTCGGGCTCGGCGGCGGCGCGTACGCCCTGGCGATCGTGCACCTGCTGGCGCACGGCTTCTTCAAGGCCGGGCTGTTCCTCGGCGCCGGCTCGGTGATGCACGGCATGTCCGACCAGACCGACATCCGCCGCTTCGGTGGCCTGTGGCGCTACATGAAGATCACTTGGGCCACCTTCGGGCTGGCCTGGCTGGCGATCATCGGCATCCCACCGTTGTCCGGCTACTTCTCCAAGGAGCCGATCATCGCGGTGGCCTTCGAGCGGGAGGGCTGGACCGCCTGGCTGTTCGGCGGGGCCGCGCTGCTCGGTGCCGGGCTGACCGCCTTCTACATGACCCGGCTGTTCGTGCTGACCTTCCACGGCCCGAAGCGGTGGACCTCCGACATCGACCACCCGCACGAGTCGCCGGCGCTGATGACCGTACCGCTGATTCTGCTGGCGGTCGGCTCGGTCGCCGCCGGTTGGCTGATGTCCACCTCGGTGCCCGAGTGGCTGACCCCGGTCTTCGGGGCCGAGGAGAGCGGCCACGAGGCGATGCTGTCGCACACCGCAGTCACCATCCTGGCGTTGGTGGTCACGGTGATCGGCGCGGTCGGCGGCTGGCTGCTGTTCCGCAACGGCACCGCCGAGCAGGAGCAGCCGGCCGGCGTACTGGTCACCGCTGCCCGCAACAACCTCTACACCGACGCGGTCAACCGGGCGGTCTTCGAAAAGCCGGGTGTCTTCCTCACCCGGGCGCTGGTCTTCCTCGACAACCGGGGAGTCGACGGCCTGGTCAACGGCCTGGCCGCCGCGATCGGCGGCAGCTCCGGGCGGCTGCGGCGGCTGCAGACCGGCTTCGTGCGTTCGTACGCGATGTCTGTGCTCGCCGGTGCCTTCGTGGTGGTCGCGGCGTTCCTCGCCCTGCAGATGGGATGGCTGGCGTGA
- a CDS encoding NADH-quinone oxidoreductase subunit M, producing the protein MNDFPFLSVLTVAPLVGALVVALVPRRQGELAKWLALGWSVAVLVLSLVMWFAFSAGGERFQFRESYPWIPNWGVNFTFAADGIALVMLMLIAVLVPLVILASWHDAEASKRSVPVYFGLLLLLEGTMIGVFAAADIFLFYVFFEVMLVPMYFLIGSYGGHQRQYAAVKFFLYSLVGGLFMLAAVIGLWVVGGQTFDWQALSQIDMSTGVERWLFLGFFVAFAIKAPFFPFHTWLPDAGGAAPAGSAALLVGVMDKVGTFGILRYCLGLFPEASQWFAPWALTLAVIGIIYAALLAVGQNDLKRLVSYTSISHFGFIGVGIFAFTTQAGTGAVLYMVNHGLATGLLFLVVGMFVARRGSALISDFGGAGKLVPVLAGVFFFAGLASLALPGTAPFISEFLVLIGTFSVNKPVAVIATLGIILAAAYVLWMVQRTTQGTLNPALTEVEAMKRDITLREKIVVAPLIALILLFGFYPKPLTDVINPAIEATLSDDVGRSDPAPTVGVIQEAAR; encoded by the coding sequence GTGAACGACTTTCCGTTCCTCTCGGTGCTGACCGTGGCGCCGCTGGTCGGCGCGCTCGTGGTGGCGCTCGTCCCGCGCCGCCAGGGGGAGCTGGCCAAGTGGCTGGCGCTCGGCTGGTCGGTGGCGGTGCTGGTGCTGTCACTGGTGATGTGGTTCGCCTTCTCCGCCGGTGGTGAGCGCTTCCAGTTCCGTGAGTCGTACCCGTGGATCCCCAACTGGGGGGTGAACTTCACCTTCGCCGCCGACGGCATCGCGCTGGTCATGCTGATGCTGATCGCCGTACTGGTGCCGTTGGTGATCCTCGCCTCCTGGCACGACGCGGAGGCGTCGAAGCGGTCGGTGCCGGTCTACTTCGGTCTGCTCCTGCTGCTCGAAGGCACGATGATCGGCGTCTTCGCGGCCGCCGACATCTTCCTGTTCTACGTGTTCTTCGAGGTCATGCTGGTGCCGATGTACTTCCTGATCGGCAGCTACGGCGGCCACCAGCGGCAGTACGCGGCGGTCAAGTTCTTCCTCTACTCGCTGGTCGGCGGCCTGTTCATGCTGGCCGCCGTGATCGGCCTGTGGGTGGTCGGCGGGCAGACCTTCGACTGGCAGGCGCTCAGCCAGATCGACATGTCCACCGGCGTGGAGCGCTGGCTGTTCCTCGGCTTCTTCGTGGCGTTCGCGATCAAGGCACCGTTCTTCCCGTTCCACACCTGGCTGCCCGACGCCGGTGGCGCCGCGCCGGCCGGCTCGGCCGCGCTGCTGGTCGGCGTGATGGACAAGGTCGGTACGTTCGGCATCCTGCGCTACTGCCTGGGGCTGTTCCCGGAGGCGTCCCAGTGGTTCGCCCCCTGGGCGTTGACGCTGGCGGTGATCGGCATCATCTACGCCGCGCTGCTCGCGGTCGGCCAGAACGACCTGAAGCGACTGGTGTCGTACACCTCGATCTCGCACTTCGGGTTCATCGGCGTCGGCATCTTCGCGTTCACCACCCAGGCCGGCACCGGTGCGGTGCTCTACATGGTCAACCACGGGCTCGCCACCGGCCTGCTGTTCCTGGTCGTCGGCATGTTCGTGGCGCGGCGCGGATCCGCGCTGATCAGCGACTTCGGCGGTGCCGGGAAACTGGTCCCGGTGCTGGCCGGCGTCTTCTTCTTCGCCGGACTGGCGTCGCTGGCGCTGCCCGGCACCGCCCCGTTCATCTCCGAGTTCCTGGTGCTGATCGGCACCTTCTCGGTGAACAAGCCGGTCGCTGTGATCGCCACCCTCGGCATCATCCTGGCCGCCGCGTACGTGCTGTGGATGGTGCAGCGCACCACCCAGGGCACGCTCAATCCGGCGTTGACCGAGGTCGAGGCGATGAAGCGGGACATCACTCTGCGGGAGAAGATCGTGGTCGCCCCGCTGATCGCGCTGATCCTGCTGTTCGGCTTCTACCCCAAGCCGTTGACCGACGTCATCAACCCGGCGATCGAGGCGACGTTGTCCGATGACGTCGGCAGGTCCGACCCCGCCCCGACCGTGGGCGTTATTCAGGAGGCGGCCCGGTGA
- the nuoN gene encoding NADH-quinone oxidoreductase subunit NuoN, producing MSDISFPEISYAAIAPMLILFGAAMVGVLVEAFVPRSVRNPVQLVLTLASMVAALVAVVMQGGTRTVTAGEAIAVDGPTLFLQGAILVLGVMAMLLIGERSLETGGAFVAQAAIVVNSPEDRRQAAGRGGATEVYPLALFAIAGMLLFVAANDLLTMFIALEAFSLPLYLLCALARRRRLLSQEAALKYFMLGAYSSAFFLFGLALTYGFTSGVDSPTGPGVDFATIRTAVETSNASPVLLFAGIALISVGLLFKATAAPFHVWAPDVYQGAPTPVTGFMAACTKVAAFGALLRVLHVAFYGAAWDFTPVLGVIAILTMLVGAIMAVTQTDIKRLLAYSSVANAGYLLVGVLSLSAEGLASTMFYLVAYGFIVIAAFAVVTLVRDDEGEATHLSRWAGLGRRSPLFAGIFTFILLAFAGIPLTSGFTSKFAVFGAAVGDGQVWLVIAGVVTSMILAFPYLRVVVMMWLSEPSETTPTVVIPGALTSAALMIGVLATLLLGVAPGALLDLTSNAAEFVR from the coding sequence GTGAGCGACATTTCGTTCCCCGAGATCAGCTACGCGGCGATCGCGCCGATGCTGATCCTGTTCGGCGCGGCGATGGTCGGCGTGCTGGTCGAGGCGTTCGTGCCCCGGTCGGTACGCAACCCGGTGCAGCTGGTGCTCACCCTTGCCAGCATGGTCGCCGCCCTGGTGGCGGTCGTCATGCAGGGCGGCACCCGGACGGTGACCGCCGGCGAGGCGATCGCGGTCGACGGCCCGACGCTGTTCCTGCAGGGGGCGATCCTGGTCCTCGGGGTGATGGCGATGCTGCTGATCGGCGAACGGTCGCTGGAGACCGGCGGCGCCTTCGTCGCGCAGGCGGCGATCGTGGTCAACTCGCCGGAGGACCGTAGGCAGGCGGCCGGCCGGGGTGGCGCGACCGAGGTCTACCCGCTGGCGTTGTTCGCCATCGCCGGCATGCTGCTGTTCGTCGCGGCCAACGACCTGCTGACGATGTTCATCGCCCTGGAAGCCTTCTCGCTGCCGCTGTACCTGCTCTGCGCGTTGGCCCGCCGTCGGCGGCTGCTCAGCCAGGAAGCCGCCCTGAAGTACTTCATGCTCGGCGCCTACTCGTCGGCGTTCTTCCTGTTCGGGCTGGCGCTGACCTACGGCTTCACCTCCGGCGTGGACAGCCCGACCGGACCGGGGGTCGACTTCGCCACCATCCGTACGGCGGTGGAGACCTCCAACGCCAGCCCGGTGCTGCTCTTCGCCGGCATCGCGTTGATCTCCGTCGGGCTGCTGTTCAAGGCGACCGCGGCGCCGTTCCACGTCTGGGCACCGGACGTCTACCAGGGCGCGCCGACCCCGGTCACCGGCTTCATGGCCGCCTGCACCAAGGTCGCCGCGTTCGGCGCGCTGCTGCGGGTGCTGCACGTGGCCTTCTACGGGGCCGCCTGGGACTTCACCCCGGTGCTGGGCGTGATCGCCATCCTGACCATGCTGGTCGGGGCGATCATGGCGGTCACCCAGACCGACATCAAGCGGCTGCTGGCGTACTCGTCGGTGGCCAACGCCGGCTACCTGCTGGTGGGTGTGCTGTCGCTGTCCGCCGAGGGCCTGGCCAGCACGATGTTCTACCTGGTGGCGTACGGCTTCATCGTCATCGCGGCGTTCGCCGTGGTGACCCTGGTCCGCGACGACGAGGGTGAGGCCACCCACCTGTCCCGCTGGGCCGGGCTGGGCCGCCGGTCGCCACTGTTCGCCGGGATCTTCACCTTCATCCTGCTGGCGTTCGCCGGAATCCCGCTGACCAGCGGGTTCACCAGCAAGTTCGCGGTGTTCGGGGCGGCGGTCGGGGACGGTCAGGTCTGGCTGGTGATCGCCGGTGTGGTGACCAGCATGATTCTCGCCTTCCCGTACCTGCGGGTGGTGGTGATGATGTGGCTGAGTGAGCCGAGCGAGACCACCCCGACGGTGGTGATCCCCGGGGCGCTGACCTCGGCGGCGCTGATGATCGGCGTACTGGCCACGCTGCTGCTCGGGGTCGCGCCGGGCGCACTGCTGGATCTCACCAGCAACGCCGCCGAGTTTGTCCGATGA